A portion of the Rhinopithecus roxellana isolate Shanxi Qingling chromosome 21, ASM756505v1, whole genome shotgun sequence genome contains these proteins:
- the CXXC1 gene encoding CXXC-type zinc finger protein 1 isoform X1, with protein MEGDGSDPEPPDAGEDSKSENGENAPIYCICRKPDINCFMIGCDNCNEWFHGDCIRITEKMAKAIREWYCRECREKDPKLEIRYRHKKSRERDGNERDGSEPRDEGGGRKRPVPDPDLQRRAGSGTGVGAMLARGSASPHKSSPQPLVATPSQHHQQQQQIKRSARMCGECEACRRTEDCGHCDFCRDMKKFGGPNKIRQKCRLRQCQLRARESYKYFPSSLSPVTPSESLPRPRRPLPTQQQPQPSQKLGRIREDEGAVASSAVKEPPEATATPEPLSDEDLPLDPDLYQDFCAGAFDDHGLPWMSDTEESPFLDPALRKRAVKVKHVKRREKKSEKKVMERKEERYKRHRQKQKHKDKWKHPERADAKDPASLPQCLGPGCVRPAQPSSKYCSDDCGMKLAANRIYEILPQRIQQWQQSPCIAEEHGKKLLERIRREQQSARTRLQEMERRFHELEAIILRAKQQAVREDEESNEGDSDDTDLQIFCVSCGHPINPRVALRHMERCYAKYESQTSFGSMYPTRIEGATRLFCDVYNPQSKTYCKRLQVLCPEHSRDPKVPADEVCGCPLVRDVFELTGDFCRLPKRQCNRHYCWEKLRRAEVDLERVRVWYKLDELFEQERNVRTAMTNRAGLLALMLHQTIQHDPLTTDLRSSADR; from the exons ATG GAGGGAGATGGTTCAGACCCAGAGCCTCCAGATGCTGGGGAGGATAGCAAGTCGGAGAATGGAGAGAATGCGCCCATCTACTGCATCTGTCGCAAACCAGACAtcaactgcttcatgat CGGGTGTGACAACTGCAATGAGTGGTTCCATGGGGACTGCATCCGGATCACTGAGAAGATGGCCAAGGCCATCCGGGAGTGGTATTGTCGGGAGTGCAGAG AGAAAGACCCCAAACTAGAGATTCGCTATCGGCACAAGAAGTCACGGGAGCGGGATGGCAATGAGCGGGACGGCAGTGAGCCCCGGGATGAGGGTGGAGGGCGCAAGAGGCCTGTCCCCGATCCAGACCTGCAGCGCCGGGCAGGGTCAGGGACAGGGGTTGGGGCCATGCTTGCTCGGGGCTCTGCTTCGCCCCACAAATCCTCGCCGCAGCCCTTGGTGGCCACACCCAGCCAG catcaccagcagcagcagcagatcaAACGGTCAGCCCGCATGTGTGGTGAGTGTGAGGCATGTCGGCGCACTGAGGACTGTGGTCACTGTGACTTCTGTCGGGACATGAAGAAGTTTGGGGGCCCCAACAAGATCCGGCAGAAGTGCCGGCTGCGCCAGTGCCAGCTGCGGGCCCGG GAATCGTACAAGTACTTCCCTTCCTCG CTCTCACCAGTGACGCCCTCAGAGTCCCTGCCAAGGCCCCGCCGGCCACTGCCCACCCAACAGCAGCCACAGCCATCTCAGAAGTTAGGGCGCATCCGTGAAGATGAGGGAGCAGTGGCATCATCAGCAGTCAAGGAGCCTCCTGAGGCTACAGCCACGCCTGAGCCACTCTCAGATGAGGACCTACCTCTGGATCCTGACCTGTATCAGGACTTCTGTGCAGGGGCCTTTGATGACCACGGCCTG CCCTggatgagcgacacagaagagtCCCCATTCCTGGACCCTGCGCTGCGGAAGAGGGCAGTGAAAGTGAAGCATGTGAAGCGTCGGGAGAAGAAGTCTGAGAAGAAGGTGATGGAGAGG AAGGAGGAGCGATACAAGCGGCATCGGCAGAAGCAGAAGCACAAGGATAAATGGAAACACCCAGAGAGGGCTGATGCCAAGGACCCTGCATCGCTGCCCCAGTGCCTGGGGCCCGGCTGTGTGcgccctgcccagcccagctccAAGTATTGCTCAGATGACTGTGGCATGAAGCTGGCAGCCAA CCGCATCTATGAGATCCTCCCCCAGCGCATCCAGCAGTGGCAGCAGAGCCCTTGCATTGCTGAAGAGCACGGCAAGAAGCTGCTGGAACGCATTCGCCGAGAGCAGCAGAGTGCCCGCACTCGCCTTCAGGAAATGGAACGCCGATTCCATGAGCTTGAGGCCATCATTCTGCGTGCCAAGCAGCAGGCTGTGCGCGAGGATGAGGAG AGCAATGAGGGTGACAGTGATGACACAGACCTGCAGATCTTCTGTGTTTCCTGTGGGCACCCCATCAACCCACGTGTTGCCTTGCGCCACATGGAGCGCTGCTATGCCAAG TATGAGAGCCAGACATCCTTTGGGTCCATGTACCCCACACGCATTGAAGG GGCCACACGACTCTTCTGTGATGTGTATAATCCTCAGAGCAAAACATACTGTAAGCGGCTCCAGGTGCTGTGCCCCGAGCACTCACGGGACCCCAAA GTGCCAGCTGACGAGGTATGCGGGTGCCCCCTTGTACGTGATGTCTTTGAGCTCACGGGTGACTTCTGCCGCCTGCCCAAACGCCAGTGCAATCGCCATTACTGCTGGGAGAAGCTGCGGCGTGCGGAAGTGGACTTGGAGCGCGTGCGTGTG TGGTACAAGCTGGACGAGCTGTTTGAGCAGGAGCGCAATGTGCGCACAGCCATGACAAACCGCGCGGGATTGCTGGCCCTGATGTTGCACCAGACGATCCAGCACGATCCCCTCACTACCGACCTGCGCTCCAGTGCCGACCGCTGA
- the CXXC1 gene encoding CXXC-type zinc finger protein 1 isoform X3 — MEGDGSDPEPPDAGEDSKSENGENAPIYCICRKPDINCFMIGCDNCNEWFHGDCIRITEKMAKAIREWYCRECREKDPKLEIRYRHKKSRERDGNERDGSEPRDEGGGRKRPVPDPDLQRRAGSGTGVGAMLARGSASPHKSSPQPLVATPSQHHQQQQQIKRSARMCGECEACRRTEDCGHCDFCRDMKKFGGPNKIRQKCRLRQCQLRARESYKYFPSSLSPVTPSESLPRPRRPLPTQQQPQPSQKLGRIREDEGAVASSAVKEPPEATATPEPLSDEDLPLDPDLYQDFCAGAFDDHGLPWMSDTEESPFLDPALRKRAVKVKHVKRREKKSEKKKEERYKRHRQKQKHKDKWKHPERADAKDPASLPQCLGPGCVRPAQPSSKYCSDDCGMKLAANRIYEILPQRIQQWQQSPCIAEEHGKKLLERIRREQQSARTRLQEMERRFHELEAIILRAKQQAVREDEESNEGDSDDTDLQIFCVSCGHPINPRVALRHMERCYAKYESQTSFGSMYPTRIEGATRLFCDVYNPQSKTYCKRLQVLCPEHSRDPKVPADEVCGCPLVRDVFELTGDFCRLPKRQCNRHYCWEKLRRAEVDLERVRVWYKLDELFEQERNVRTAMTNRAGLLALMLHQTIQHDPLTTDLRSSADR, encoded by the exons ATG GAGGGAGATGGTTCAGACCCAGAGCCTCCAGATGCTGGGGAGGATAGCAAGTCGGAGAATGGAGAGAATGCGCCCATCTACTGCATCTGTCGCAAACCAGACAtcaactgcttcatgat CGGGTGTGACAACTGCAATGAGTGGTTCCATGGGGACTGCATCCGGATCACTGAGAAGATGGCCAAGGCCATCCGGGAGTGGTATTGTCGGGAGTGCAGAG AGAAAGACCCCAAACTAGAGATTCGCTATCGGCACAAGAAGTCACGGGAGCGGGATGGCAATGAGCGGGACGGCAGTGAGCCCCGGGATGAGGGTGGAGGGCGCAAGAGGCCTGTCCCCGATCCAGACCTGCAGCGCCGGGCAGGGTCAGGGACAGGGGTTGGGGCCATGCTTGCTCGGGGCTCTGCTTCGCCCCACAAATCCTCGCCGCAGCCCTTGGTGGCCACACCCAGCCAG catcaccagcagcagcagcagatcaAACGGTCAGCCCGCATGTGTGGTGAGTGTGAGGCATGTCGGCGCACTGAGGACTGTGGTCACTGTGACTTCTGTCGGGACATGAAGAAGTTTGGGGGCCCCAACAAGATCCGGCAGAAGTGCCGGCTGCGCCAGTGCCAGCTGCGGGCCCGG GAATCGTACAAGTACTTCCCTTCCTCG CTCTCACCAGTGACGCCCTCAGAGTCCCTGCCAAGGCCCCGCCGGCCACTGCCCACCCAACAGCAGCCACAGCCATCTCAGAAGTTAGGGCGCATCCGTGAAGATGAGGGAGCAGTGGCATCATCAGCAGTCAAGGAGCCTCCTGAGGCTACAGCCACGCCTGAGCCACTCTCAGATGAGGACCTACCTCTGGATCCTGACCTGTATCAGGACTTCTGTGCAGGGGCCTTTGATGACCACGGCCTG CCCTggatgagcgacacagaagagtCCCCATTCCTGGACCCTGCGCTGCGGAAGAGGGCAGTGAAAGTGAAGCATGTGAAGCGTCGGGAGAAGAAGTCTGAGAAGAAG AAGGAGGAGCGATACAAGCGGCATCGGCAGAAGCAGAAGCACAAGGATAAATGGAAACACCCAGAGAGGGCTGATGCCAAGGACCCTGCATCGCTGCCCCAGTGCCTGGGGCCCGGCTGTGTGcgccctgcccagcccagctccAAGTATTGCTCAGATGACTGTGGCATGAAGCTGGCAGCCAA CCGCATCTATGAGATCCTCCCCCAGCGCATCCAGCAGTGGCAGCAGAGCCCTTGCATTGCTGAAGAGCACGGCAAGAAGCTGCTGGAACGCATTCGCCGAGAGCAGCAGAGTGCCCGCACTCGCCTTCAGGAAATGGAACGCCGATTCCATGAGCTTGAGGCCATCATTCTGCGTGCCAAGCAGCAGGCTGTGCGCGAGGATGAGGAG AGCAATGAGGGTGACAGTGATGACACAGACCTGCAGATCTTCTGTGTTTCCTGTGGGCACCCCATCAACCCACGTGTTGCCTTGCGCCACATGGAGCGCTGCTATGCCAAG TATGAGAGCCAGACATCCTTTGGGTCCATGTACCCCACACGCATTGAAGG GGCCACACGACTCTTCTGTGATGTGTATAATCCTCAGAGCAAAACATACTGTAAGCGGCTCCAGGTGCTGTGCCCCGAGCACTCACGGGACCCCAAA GTGCCAGCTGACGAGGTATGCGGGTGCCCCCTTGTACGTGATGTCTTTGAGCTCACGGGTGACTTCTGCCGCCTGCCCAAACGCCAGTGCAATCGCCATTACTGCTGGGAGAAGCTGCGGCGTGCGGAAGTGGACTTGGAGCGCGTGCGTGTG TGGTACAAGCTGGACGAGCTGTTTGAGCAGGAGCGCAATGTGCGCACAGCCATGACAAACCGCGCGGGATTGCTGGCCCTGATGTTGCACCAGACGATCCAGCACGATCCCCTCACTACCGACCTGCGCTCCAGTGCCGACCGCTGA